CTCGGCCGTCATCCGGACCGTGCCGCCGGCCGGGCTGTGCCGGGCCGCGTTGTCCAGCAGGTTGGCGAAGACCTGGTGCAGCCGCCACGGGTCGGCGTACACGGTCAGGGGCGCGGGCAACTCCCGCAGCCGGAACCGGACGTCGAGGCCGGCCCCGGCGGCGCTCGCGGTGGCGTGCTCGACCGCCTCGTCGAGGAACTCGGCGACGTCGATCCGTACGCGTCGCAGCGACGCCACCCCGGCGTCGAGTCGGGACAGGTCGAGCAGGTCCGCGACGAGGTGGCCGAGCCGCTCGGTCTGCGCGAGGGCGGTCCGCAGCGTGGCCGGTTCGGGCGCCGCCACACCGTCCACCAGGTTCTCCAGCACCCCTTGGAGGGCGCTGATGGGTGTCCGCAGCTCGTGCGAGACGTTCGCGATGAGTTCGCGTCGGCGCTGGTCGGAGGCGTGCAGGTCCTCGGCCATCTTGTTGAACGCCCGGGCCAGGTCCCCCACCTCGTCGCGGGCGGTGGGGCGTACGCGTCGGGTGTAGTCGCCGCGGGCCATCGCCCCGGCGGCGGCGGTCATCTCCCGCAGCGGCGAGGTCATCCCGTGCGCCAGCACCTGCGAGGTGAGCAGCGCGACGAAGATGGCCGTCGCCGCCGTCCGGGTCGGCAGCCAACCGATCGCGTACCAGAAGTAGGAGAGCCCGGCGGCGCCGGAGCTGACCACGAGGATCCCCAGCTTCAGCTTGA
This genomic stretch from Micromonospora krabiensis harbors:
- a CDS encoding sensor histidine kinase — encoded protein: MSRALVARMDRVLELLPRPLDPVRSIKLKLGILVVSSGAAGLSYFWYAIGWLPTRTAATAIFVALLTSQVLAHGMTSPLREMTAAAGAMARGDYTRRVRPTARDEVGDLARAFNKMAEDLHASDQRRRELIANVSHELRTPISALQGVLENLVDGVAAPEPATLRTALAQTERLGHLVADLLDLSRLDAGVASLRRVRIDVAEFLDEAVEHATASAAGAGLDVRFRLRELPAPLTVYADPWRLHQVFANLLDNAARHSPAGGTVRMTAEDRAGELYVEVTDEGEGIALAERSRVFERFTRGDRAAGGGTGLGLAIARWVVELHGGRIQVLDPATPSPGAGPGCRIQVAIPGTAPIGERTA